A window of Actinobacillus suis ATCC 33415 contains these coding sequences:
- the oadA gene encoding sodium-extruding oxaloacetate decarboxylase subunit alpha codes for MTIQNKKIAITDVVLRDAHQSLFATRLRLDDMLPIAAELDKIGYWSLEAWGGATFDSCIRFLGEDPWVRLRELKKAIPNTPLQMLLRGQNLLGYRHYADDVVDRFVERCVTNGMDVFRVFDALNDPRNMQAALQAVKKHGGHAQGTLSYTTSPVHTLQTWLDVTEQLLEIGVDSLVIKDMSGILTPMAAYELVSEIKKRYDVELHLHCHSTTGMAEMALLKAIEAGVDGVDTSISSMSGTYGHPATESIVATLQGTPYDTGLNIPQLEKISAYFRDVRKKYAKFEGQLRGVDSRILVAQVPGGMLTNLESQLKQQNASDKLDLVLQEIPRVREDLGNIPLVTPTSQIVGTQAVMNVLMGERYKTIAKETAGILKGEYGRTPAPVNKALQERVLEGAAPITDRPANHIAPEIDKLVAEVTAQAKEKGITLSENAIDDVLIVALFQQVGWKFLENRNNPAAFEPAPTAESAKPAQAAAPKAQPQSGPAVYTVELEGKAFVVKVSEGGDITNIAPTAPTAAPQVAAPAATSANAEPVKAPMAGNILKVEVTEGQQVAEGDVLLILEAMKMETQICAPKAGKVQGIAAKQGDVVAVDQVLMNLA; via the coding sequence ATGACTATTCAAAATAAAAAAATTGCAATTACTGATGTTGTTTTACGTGATGCACACCAATCTTTGTTTGCGACACGACTACGTTTAGACGATATGCTACCGATTGCGGCTGAATTAGATAAAATCGGCTATTGGTCTTTAGAAGCATGGGGCGGTGCGACTTTTGATAGCTGTATCCGTTTTTTAGGTGAAGATCCTTGGGTACGTTTGCGTGAGTTGAAAAAAGCGATTCCAAATACACCACTGCAAATGTTATTACGCGGACAAAATTTATTAGGCTACCGTCATTATGCGGATGATGTGGTAGATCGCTTTGTGGAACGTTGTGTTACCAACGGGATGGATGTGTTCCGTGTGTTTGATGCGTTAAATGACCCTCGCAATATGCAAGCGGCATTACAAGCGGTCAAAAAACACGGTGGGCATGCACAAGGTACGTTAAGTTATACCACCAGTCCGGTACACACCTTACAAACGTGGTTAGACGTAACTGAACAATTATTAGAAATCGGAGTAGATTCTCTCGTTATCAAAGATATGTCCGGTATTTTAACCCCAATGGCGGCTTATGAATTAGTCAGCGAAATCAAAAAACGTTATGACGTAGAACTTCACTTACACTGTCACTCAACCACCGGTATGGCGGAAATGGCGTTATTAAAAGCGATTGAAGCTGGTGTTGATGGTGTAGATACCTCTATTTCTTCAATGTCCGGTACTTATGGTCATCCGGCAACCGAATCCATCGTGGCAACGCTTCAAGGTACGCCTTACGACACCGGTTTGAACATTCCTCAACTTGAAAAAATCTCAGCTTACTTCCGTGACGTTCGTAAAAAATATGCGAAGTTTGAAGGTCAGTTACGTGGTGTAGATAGCCGTATTTTAGTGGCACAAGTGCCGGGCGGTATGCTAACCAACCTTGAAAGCCAGTTAAAACAACAAAATGCAAGTGACAAACTTGATCTTGTACTACAAGAGATCCCACGTGTACGCGAAGATCTTGGTAATATTCCGCTTGTTACGCCAACCTCACAAATTGTCGGTACTCAAGCGGTAATGAACGTGTTAATGGGCGAACGCTATAAAACTATCGCTAAAGAAACCGCCGGTATTTTAAAAGGTGAATACGGTCGTACACCTGCACCGGTTAATAAAGCGTTACAAGAACGTGTACTTGAAGGTGCTGCACCGATTACTGATCGTCCGGCAAATCATATTGCCCCTGAAATCGATAAATTGGTAGCGGAAGTAACGGCACAGGCTAAAGAAAAAGGCATTACCCTCTCAGAAAATGCAATTGATGACGTGCTAATCGTGGCGTTATTCCAACAAGTTGGTTGGAAATTCCTAGAAAACCGTAATAATCCGGCTGCCTTTGAGCCGGCACCGACAGCAGAATCAGCTAAACCTGCTCAGGCAGCAGCACCAAAAGCACAGCCACAATCAGGCCCCGCAGTTTATACGGTTGAACTTGAAGGCAAAGCCTTTGTGGTGAAAGTCAGTGAAGGCGGAGATATTACCAATATTGCACCAACAGCCCCAACCGCTGCACCACAAGTTGCAGCTCCTGCAGCAACCAGTGCAAATGCTGAACCAGTCAAAGCACCGATGGCAGGTAACATTCTTAAAGTTGAAGTAACCGAAGGTCAACAAGTTGCGGAAGGTGATGTGTTATTAATTCTTGAAGCAATGAAAATGGAAACTCAAATTTGCGCACCAAAAGCCGGTAAAGTCCAAGGCATTGCGGCAAAACAAGGTGATGTCGTTGCAGTTGATCAAGTATTAATGAATCTCGCTTAA
- a CDS encoding oxaloacetate decarboxylase subunit gamma: protein MTDAELFSEGINLMISGMGFVLTFLIVLIYAISFISKIINKFFPEPLPAPLTKPTPSAVPTDNLDHLRPVIAAAIAHHRRQQGLK from the coding sequence ATGACAGACGCAGAACTTTTTAGTGAAGGCATAAATTTAATGATTTCAGGAATGGGCTTTGTGCTTACTTTTCTGATCGTACTCATTTATGCAATTAGTTTTATCTCTAAGATAATCAATAAATTCTTTCCTGAACCACTTCCAGCTCCGCTAACCAAACCAACGCCAAGCGCTGTTCCAACTGATAATTTAGACCATTTACGCCCCGTGATTGCGGCTGCTATTGCCCATCATCGTCGTCAACAAGGATTAAAATAA
- a CDS encoding SLC13 family permease — translation MAASTITLLFLLFAVVMFVWEKLPLAVTAMIVCIGLILTGVLSPKEAFLGFIDSNVILFVGMFVIGGALFETGMANKIGGLVSKFAKTERQLTIVLMLVTGLMSGILSNTGTAAILIPVVVGIATKSGFARSRLLMPLVFAAAMGGNLSLIGAPGNLIAQGVLEQANLKFGFFEYAKVGLPILIIGILYFVLIGYRFLPNAENLSIENSIHGNKKEAVDVPIWKQWLSLVILVGTLLAMVLEDVIGIKLYISACVGALLLVVTGVMNEKQAYASIDSQVIFLFGGTLALATALNSTGAGKDIANFVIGLLGSNPSPFALLTTVFIISCVLTNFMSNTATVALLAPICLSIASSLGADPRAVLMATVIGSSCAYATPIGMPANTMVLSIGGYKFMDYVKAGLPLIIVSTIVSLILLPIFFPFFP, via the coding sequence ATGGCTGCAAGTACGATAACGCTACTCTTTTTACTTTTCGCCGTCGTGATGTTTGTATGGGAAAAATTACCTCTCGCTGTTACCGCAATGATTGTTTGTATTGGTTTAATTTTAACTGGCGTGCTGAGCCCGAAGGAAGCCTTTCTAGGTTTTATAGATAGTAATGTGATTTTATTTGTTGGAATGTTTGTCATTGGTGGAGCATTGTTTGAAACAGGTATGGCAAATAAAATCGGAGGTTTAGTTTCAAAATTTGCCAAAACAGAACGCCAACTCACTATTGTTTTAATGCTCGTTACAGGGCTAATGTCCGGTATATTATCCAATACTGGTACGGCAGCTATTCTAATTCCTGTTGTCGTAGGTATTGCTACCAAATCAGGTTTTGCCCGTTCACGCCTGTTAATGCCATTGGTTTTTGCTGCGGCAATGGGCGGTAACTTATCACTTATCGGTGCACCCGGTAACTTAATTGCACAAGGTGTTTTAGAACAAGCAAATCTCAAATTTGGTTTTTTTGAGTATGCCAAGGTTGGTTTACCTATTCTTATCATTGGGATTCTGTACTTCGTACTAATAGGTTATCGTTTTTTACCTAATGCAGAAAATTTAAGTATCGAAAATTCTATACACGGCAATAAAAAAGAAGCTGTGGATGTACCCATTTGGAAACAATGGCTTTCACTTGTCATCTTAGTTGGTACCTTATTAGCAATGGTACTTGAAGATGTAATAGGAATAAAGCTTTATATATCAGCTTGCGTAGGTGCATTATTACTGGTTGTCACAGGAGTAATGAACGAAAAACAAGCCTATGCATCTATCGACAGTCAAGTCATTTTCTTATTTGGTGGTACTTTAGCTCTTGCTACTGCATTAAACAGTACAGGGGCAGGTAAAGATATTGCTAATTTTGTCATTGGTTTATTAGGTTCAAATCCAAGTCCATTTGCATTATTGACTACCGTCTTTATCATTAGCTGTGTACTGACTAATTTTATGTCAAATACTGCGACCGTAGCACTACTCGCACCGATTTGTTTATCAATTGCGAGTTCTTTAGGAGCTGATCCACGAGCAGTATTAATGGCAACGGTTATCGGTAGTTCCTGTGCCTATGCAACACCAATCGGCATGCCAGCAAACACAATGGTATTATCAATTGGCGGTTATAAATTTATGGACTATGTTAAAGCAGGTTTACCACTCATTATCGTATCTACGATTGTAAGTTTAATTTTACTGCCTATTTTCTTCCCATTTTTTCCATAA
- the ttdB gene encoding L(+)-tartrate dehydratase subunit beta, translating to MSDKKILTTPIKAEDLEDINIGDIIYLNGYIVTCRDVAHRRLINNGRELPVDINGGAIFHAGPIIRPLGDDKYEMVSVGPTTSMRMEKFEKEFIKQTGVKVIVGKGGMGQGTMEGCRDYKALHCVFPAGCAVLAAECVEEIVDAQWKDLGMPETLWVCKVKEFGPLIVSIDTHGRNIFEENKVIFNERKDKAIEEICKHVDFIK from the coding sequence ATGAGCGACAAAAAAATCTTGACCACACCAATCAAAGCAGAAGACTTGGAAGACATCAACATTGGCGACATCATTTATTTGAACGGTTATATCGTCACTTGTCGTGATGTGGCACACCGTCGTTTAATCAATAACGGACGTGAATTACCAGTGGATATCAACGGTGGTGCAATATTCCATGCAGGTCCAATTATTCGACCGCTTGGTGATGATAAATATGAAATGGTTTCGGTCGGTCCAACTACTTCAATGCGAATGGAAAAATTCGAGAAAGAATTTATCAAGCAAACCGGCGTGAAGGTAATCGTTGGTAAAGGCGGTATGGGACAAGGCACAATGGAAGGCTGTCGCGATTATAAAGCATTACATTGTGTATTCCCTGCTGGCTGTGCAGTATTGGCGGCTGAATGTGTAGAAGAAATTGTTGATGCACAATGGAAAGACCTCGGTATGCCTGAAACGCTTTGGGTATGCAAAGTGAAAGAGTTCGGTCCGTTAATTGTGTCTATTGATACCCACGGTCGCAATATTTTTGAAGAAAATAAAGTTATCTTCAACGAACGCAAAGACAAAGCGATTGAAGAAATCTGCAAACACGTTGATTTCATCAAATAG
- the ttdA gene encoding L(+)-tartrate dehydratase subunit alpha, with protein sequence MMTKEEGIRYLTDTIAKFVGFTGKVLPDDVMAKLEELRKKEEEQLPKIIYGAMFDNQRLAKKLNRPSCQDTGVIQFFVKCGANFPYIGELEALLKESVIQATKTAPLRHNSVETFDEYNTGLNVGKGTPSVFWEIIPDSDKLELDTYMAGGGCSLPGQAKVLMPGEGYEGVTKFVLDVMTSYGLNACPPLLVGVGIATSVETAAVQSKKALFRPLGERNSNEKAAYMEQLLEDGINSIGLGPQGLMGRMSVLGVNIENTARHPSVIGVSVNVGCWAHRKGHIIFDKDLNYTITSHSGVTL encoded by the coding sequence ATGATGACAAAAGAAGAAGGCATACGTTATCTAACTGATACCATTGCTAAATTTGTCGGTTTTACCGGTAAAGTATTACCTGACGACGTAATGGCAAAATTAGAAGAATTACGTAAGAAAGAGGAAGAACAATTACCAAAAATTATTTACGGTGCAATGTTCGATAACCAACGTTTAGCCAAAAAATTAAATCGTCCAAGTTGCCAAGACACTGGTGTAATCCAATTTTTTGTGAAATGCGGAGCTAATTTCCCTTACATTGGTGAGCTTGAAGCACTATTAAAAGAATCGGTTATTCAAGCGACTAAAACAGCTCCGTTACGCCATAACAGCGTGGAAACCTTTGATGAATATAATACCGGTTTGAACGTAGGTAAAGGCACACCAAGTGTATTTTGGGAAATTATACCGGACAGTGACAAACTGGAATTAGATACTTATATGGCAGGCGGTGGTTGCTCATTACCGGGACAAGCCAAAGTACTTATGCCAGGTGAAGGATACGAAGGTGTAACCAAATTTGTGTTGGATGTGATGACTAGTTACGGTTTAAATGCCTGTCCGCCATTATTAGTTGGTGTAGGAATTGCAACTTCCGTTGAAACTGCAGCAGTACAATCTAAAAAAGCATTATTCCGCCCTCTAGGTGAACGTAACTCAAATGAAAAAGCAGCTTATATGGAGCAACTATTAGAGGATGGAATCAATAGCATCGGTTTAGGTCCACAAGGCTTAATGGGTAGAATGTCAGTATTAGGGGTAAACATTGAAAATACCGCTCGCCATCCGTCAGTTATCGGTGTAAGTGTAAATGTGGGCTGTTGGGCACACCGCAAAGGACATATTATTTTCGATAAAGACCTCAACTACACCATTACTTCACATTCGGGGGTGACACTATGA
- a CDS encoding LysR family transcriptional regulator, translating to MEFRQFKYVLKVAEERNFSNAAKKLFISQPSLSQFIQKVEEEVGSPLFDRSVSPLKLTYVGELYVEKAKAIIDIQHQFEQKVDDILNVKRGRVTIGSTPFRSAYLLSRVLPLFSQQYPKIDIFLKEDSTRNLEEMVTHGYVDCAISLLPVNEKYFDYEILFEERMLLAIPPEHRIAKELGLKAGDHSFSQRVCLEQFKQSRFIKMNKNHKLHEMLIKQCELAGYVPEIALETESMTTAQALAGAGLGVALLPETLVSKNHFDKEPCYGELDIRRTVVIIYRKNSYLSRATRAFIQSLRELTQCPFSSEKM from the coding sequence ATGGAGTTTCGGCAATTTAAATATGTATTAAAAGTGGCAGAAGAGCGTAATTTTTCCAATGCAGCGAAAAAATTATTCATTTCTCAACCATCATTGAGCCAATTTATTCAAAAAGTGGAAGAAGAGGTTGGTTCACCTTTGTTTGATCGTAGTGTTTCGCCGTTAAAATTAACTTATGTCGGGGAGCTTTATGTAGAAAAAGCTAAAGCAATAATAGATATTCAACACCAATTTGAGCAAAAAGTAGATGATATTTTGAATGTCAAACGTGGAAGAGTGACGATCGGTAGTACACCATTCCGTAGTGCTTACTTACTTTCGAGAGTATTGCCGCTTTTTAGCCAACAATATCCAAAAATTGATATATTTTTAAAAGAAGATAGTACCCGTAATTTAGAAGAAATGGTTACACATGGATATGTTGATTGTGCTATTTCATTATTACCCGTCAACGAAAAATATTTTGATTATGAAATATTATTTGAAGAACGAATGTTGTTAGCAATCCCTCCGGAACATAGAATTGCTAAAGAACTAGGGTTAAAAGCCGGTGATCATTCTTTTAGTCAAAGAGTATGTTTAGAACAATTTAAACAGAGCCGTTTTATTAAAATGAATAAAAATCACAAATTACATGAGATGCTTATTAAGCAGTGTGAATTAGCCGGTTATGTACCTGAAATTGCATTGGAAACAGAAAGTATGACTACGGCTCAAGCGTTAGCAGGAGCAGGGTTAGGTGTAGCATTATTACCTGAAACATTAGTGTCAAAAAATCATTTTGATAAAGAACCATGCTATGGAGAGCTAGATATACGTCGAACAGTTGTAATCATTTATCGTAAAAATAGTTATTTATCACGTGCGACACGTGCATTTATTCAGTCACTACGTGAATTGACCCAATGTCCGTTCTCATCCGAAAAAATGTAG
- a CDS encoding DNA ligase, producing MKTLLFILLCFSTSLFAKTPDLMLLGQYRDQDINGWVMSEKLDGVRGYWDGKQLISRQGNPLAPPDYFIKDFPPFAIDGELFSERGKFEEISSITRASEPKGWYKLKFYIFDVPNAQGNLFERLAKLKNYLLQHPTPYIQIIEQIPIQNKAHLMQFYQQVLAQHGEGVVVRNPNTAYIKGRSAQILKLKPVLDEECTVIAHHNGKGKYRDKLGAITCENQRGRFRIGSGFKDKDRANPPPIGSLITYKYRGLTKQGKPRFATFFRMRTDIGSIHVVTE from the coding sequence ATGAAAACTCTCCTTTTTATACTTTTATGTTTCAGTACGTCATTATTTGCCAAGACACCCGATTTGATGTTACTAGGTCAATATCGAGATCAAGATATAAATGGCTGGGTAATGAGCGAAAAACTGGATGGTGTACGGGGCTATTGGGACGGCAAGCAACTTATCAGCCGCCAAGGTAATCCGCTTGCACCTCCGGACTATTTTATTAAAGATTTCCCACCTTTTGCGATTGACGGAGAACTTTTTAGCGAAAGAGGAAAATTTGAAGAAATCTCAAGTATCACCAGAGCCAGTGAGCCTAAAGGCTGGTATAAGTTGAAATTCTATATTTTTGATGTACCAAATGCTCAAGGTAATCTATTTGAGCGATTAGCCAAGTTGAAAAATTATCTTTTACAACACCCTACCCCTTATATTCAAATCATTGAACAGATTCCGATTCAAAATAAAGCCCATTTAATGCAATTCTATCAGCAAGTACTTGCCCAACATGGCGAAGGCGTTGTGGTACGTAATCCGAATACTGCTTATATAAAAGGACGTTCTGCACAAATTCTCAAATTAAAACCTGTATTAGATGAAGAATGTACCGTCATTGCTCACCATAACGGTAAAGGGAAATATCGCGATAAACTGGGCGCAATCACTTGTGAAAACCAGCGTGGACGTTTCCGTATCGGATCCGGTTTTAAAGATAAAGATCGTGCAAATCCACCGCCTATTGGTAGTTTGATTACCTATAAATATCGGGGGCTTACCAAACAGGGGAAACCACGTTTTGCTACATTTTTTCGGATGAGAACGGACATTGGGTCAATTCACGTAGTGACTGAATAA